One genomic window of Etheostoma spectabile isolate EspeVRDwgs_2016 chromosome 7, UIUC_Espe_1.0, whole genome shotgun sequence includes the following:
- the commd7 gene encoding COMM domain-containing protein 7: MQLHFTKDVLPDSVSTDFQNLNKLNEQQFLRLIKILFQFLLEPKETEGSCSSLVSLLGNMGECGPLRSCEERLLVPQGALKKNLTAEQIKEDLVTLGLNEDKAAHFSQQWGEHYAALSRLAVGQTLMVNQLVDMEWKFGVTVGTSEVQKVGNIFLQLKLVVRKGNSTENVYMELTLPQFYNFLHEMERAKASMECFS; encoded by the exons atgcagCTTCACTTCACTAAAGACGTTTTGCCGGATTCTGTTAGCACCGACTTCCAGAACCTCAACAAACTCAACGAGCAG CAATTTCTGCGTCTGATTAAAATTCTGTTCCAGTTCCTCCTGGAGCCTAAAgag ACGGAGGGTTCATGCAGCAGCTTGGTGAGTTTGCTGGGGAACATGGGTGAGTGCGGTCCTCTGAGGAGCTGTGAAGAGCGCCTGCTGGTGCCACAGG GCGCCTTGAAGAAAAACCTAACAGCCGAGCAGATCAAAGAAGACCTTGTGACATTAG GACTAAACGAAGACAAGGCGGCTCACTTTTCACAGCAG TGGGGGGAGCACTATGCAGCGCTGTCCAGACTCGCTGTGGGACAGACTTTGATGGTCAACCAGCTGGTTGACATGGAGTGGAAGTTTGGAG TGACTGTCGGCACCAGTGAAGTACAGAAAGTGGGCAACATCTTTCTGCAG TTGAAGCTGGTGGTCAGAAAGGGGAATTCCACTGAAAACGTCTACATGG AGTTGACGCTCCCACAGTTTTACAACTTCCTACATGAGATGGAGAGAGCCAAGGCCAGCATGGAGTGTTtcagctga